TCTTCGGCTTCGACGGCCACCTGCGGGGGCGCAACGTGAAGGTCGAGTGGATCGAGCGCCTGCGCGGCGAGCGGAAGTTCGCGGGCGTCGCCGAGCTGACGGCCCAGCTCGGCCGCGACCGGGAGGCGGCGCGGGAGGCCCTCGCGCGGACGGCAGGCGCGGGGCCGGAGGCGGGATCATGACCGGGTCCGGCGGGGCGCGGCGCCCGCGGGTGCTGATGTTCGTGCTGAACGAGCTGATCTACGACGCGCGCGTGCTGAAGGAGGCCACCACCCTCGCGGCGGACCACGAGGTGCTGCTGGTGGGCGTGTGGCGGCGCCGCTTCGAGCTGGACCAGGCCGGGGCCGCCGCGGCCTGGCCGTTCGCGGCGCGCTGGATCGATCTCGCCTGGACCGCGCGCCTGCCCCGCAACATCCCGGGCTACCTGGCCCGCTACGGCCGCATCTACCGCGAGCTGCGTCGGATCGGCGTGGCGTTCCGGCCGGACGTCGTGCATGCCCACGAACTCGGGGCGCTGCCCATCGGGCGGGCGATCCGGAAGGCCACGGGGGCGCGGCTCCTGTACGACGCCCACGAACTCTATCGCGACACCGCCCACGGCGGGGCCTGGTACTGGCGCGGCCTGGGCGCCATCGAGACCCGCATCATGAAGAGCTGCGACGCCATCGTGGCCTGCAACGCCGACCGGGCCCGGATCATGGCGGAGGAGTACGGCGCGCCCTTCCGGCCGACGGTCATCGAGAACATGCCCCTGCGGCAGGAGTACGCGCCATCGACCCTGCTGGCCGAGCGGGTCGGCGCCCGGGAGCGGGGCCTGACGAAGCTCGTGCTCTACCAGGGCGTGATCATGACCGGCCGCGGCCTCGAACTGCTGCCCCGGGCCCTGGCGAAGCTGCCGCCGCACATCGGATTCGTGCTGGTCGGCGGCGGGGCGCCGGGTTACCGTGCGGAACTGGAGGCCGTGGCGGCGGCGGCGGGCGTCGCCGACCGCTTCTTCGTGCTGCCGCCGGTGCCCCAGCAGGAGCTGTTCCCGTACACGTGCTCGGCCGACGCCGGCATCGTCACCTACCGGAACACCTGCCGGAACAACTACTACTGCGCGCCCAACAAGCTCTACGAGTACGCGGCGGCCGGACTGCCGATGATCGGCAGCGACATGCCGCCGATCCGGGCGTTCCTCGCCGAACACGAGGTGGGCGAGGTCTTCGCCGAGGACGATCCCGCGTCGCTGGCGGCGGCCGTGGGCGCCGTGTGCGCCGACGCGGAGGCCCACGCGCGCTACCGCGCCAACTGCTTCGCCGCGGCCGGACACTTGCACTGGGACGCCGCGGCGGCCCTGACCCTGAAGGAACTCTACGGGCGACTGCTCGAGCCGAAGGACCGGAAGTGAACGACAACATCAACACGCGCGAATACTGGGACGAGCGCTTCGGCTCGGGCGACTGGGACGACAAGCGGGGCCGGGCCCATTCCCGGGCCTACGCCCGCACCTTCATCGACCACTGGCACATCCCGGCCGGCTTCGACGGCACGGTCCTGGACTTCGGCTGCGCCCTCGGCGATGCGATCCCGCTGTACCGCGCGGCCCTGCCCGGGGCGCGTTTCGTGGGCGTCGATCATTCGGGCGACGCGGTGGCCAAGTGCCGCGCCCGCTACGGCGAGGTGGCCGAGTTCGCCCAGGGCGACCACACGAACCTGCCCCCGGCCGACATCATCGTCACCTCCCACACCATGGAGCACGTGAGCGACGACCAGGACGTGGTCCGCGCCCTGCGCGAGCGCTGCCGGGTGCTGTACGTGGTGGTGCCCTACCGGGAGCATCCGCTCAAGAAGGAGCACCTGCGGGCCTACGACGAGGGGACGTACGACGCCATCGGTCCGGACGCGCGCGCGGTGTACCCGGCGTTCCCCTTCTGGACCTGGGAGATCTTCCGCGACCACCGCCTGAAGAACCTGGTGCGTCCCCTGCTCGGGCGCCGGCGGGTGCCGGTGCCCATGGCCATCATGTACCGCTTCGGCTCCCATGACTGACGACGGCAAGGCAGCGGGCGGCGGGCGGCGCGGCACGGGGGCGGCGGGCGCCCTGCTGCGGTACGCGCCGTCGCGGTTCGCGGAACCCGCCCTGTCGCTGCTCGCCCTGCCGGTGCTGACCCGCACCCTCGGCACCGAGGGCTACGGCGTGCTGGCGGTGGTGCTGCTCTCGGCCGGCATGGTGCGGAACGTCTTCATGGAGTGGGTCTCGACCAGCGCGCTCCGCTTCCGCACGCCCATGGCGGGCGACCTCGACCGCTTTCACACCAACCTCGCGGCGAGCCTGCTGCTCGCCGGCGCGGCCGCGGTGCTGCTCCTCGTGCCTCTGCGCGGAGTGCTCGTCGATACGCGCCTCGCCGTGGTCGGCCTCTACTTCTGGTGGGTGCTGGCCGACGCCGCGGTCTCGGCCGGGGCGCTCACCGGCGAGGCGGTGCTGCGGGCGACACACCGGCCCGTGGCCTTCACGGTGTCGCGCGGACTGCAGGCGGCGTCGCGCCACCTGCTGGCCCTGGCCGGCCTGCTGATCCTGGCCCGGGGGATCGACTCCTACATGGCGTTCCGGGTGGCGGGGCTGGCCCTGGTGGGGCTGTGGTCGTGGCGCACCATCGGCGCCTTCGGGCACCTGCGGCCGGCGCGCTTCTCCTGGGCCACCCAGCGCGAACTGCTCGTCTTCGGCCTGCCGCTGGCGGTGTCGCTGCTGACCAACACCCTGCGCATGATGGGCAACCAGTACGTGGTGCTCTGGATCGAGGGGCCCGAGGGCAACGGCCTGTTCGCCGCGGCGGCCAACATCGGCATCGCGCCGGTGCGGATCTTCCAGCAGATCGTCATGCTCGGACTGTACCCGCTGGCCATCGACGCCTGGGAACGGCAGGAGTCCATCGGGCCCATCGTCCGCGACGGACTGCGCTACTACCTGCTCGGTGCGGTGCCGGCCCTGGCGGGCATCGCGCTGCTGGCCCGTCCCATCCTGGGCACGGTGGCGGGCGCCGAGTTCGCTCCGGCGGCCCCGGTGCTCGTGCTGCTCTCGATCTCCATGTTCGCCTACGGGTTGAGCCAGTACTTCTCCATGCTGCTGATGGTGCGCAAGGAGACCACGCGACTGGCCGTGATCGGGCTGGTGGCGGGGGGCCTGAACCTGGGCCTTTCGGCGGTGCTCGTGGCGCGCTACGGTTACGTGGCGGCGGCCGCGGCGGCGGTGGTGGCCAACGTGCTGCTGCTGGCCGCGACCATGGTGTGGGGGCTGCGCCCCTCGCGCGAGACCGTGCCCTACGGCCTGGCCGGACGGGTGGCCCTGGCCACGGCGATCATGGCCGCCGCGGTGCTCCTGGTCGGCCGGTTGTCGGCGCTCGACGGGGTGCCGGGTCTGGTGGCCGGTGTGGCGACGGGGGTCGTGGCGTACGGCGCGGCGATCGTCGCGCTGGGCGAACTGCGGGGCGAGTGGCGGGCGGCGCGACGGCGCTGGGCCCAGCTCAGGGGGCGCGACGCGTGAGGCGACCCGCGCCGGGAAGGAGGTGCCCTTGGCGTTCCTGATCGTCTTCCTGCTGCTGGCCGGGGGCACGCTCGTGTACCTGCGGCAGTACCCGCTCGTGCAGCGGGACGTCCTGCTGCTCGGCTTCAGCTTCAGCCTCGTGTTCTTCCTCTCGCGCTTCAACGGCCTGGCCACGGTGTGGATCGACCGCTTCCCCCTGGCGGGGCTGCACCTGTACCTGCTGGCGCTGCTCGCGGTGCTGCTGGTGGTGCGGGGCCTCGACGGACGCCCGCTCTCCCGCAGCCTCGCCCTGCCGTTGCCCTTCCTCGGCTTCTACGCCGTACTGACCCTGCTGAGCGGCGTGGTCAACGGCGGTCTGGACGGCGTGCCGGGCGCCGTGCAGGTCATCGTGATCACCCTGACGCCGCCGCTGCTGGCGTGGGTGCTGGTGGAGCTGGTGCGGGCGCCGGCGCGGGAGCCGGCGGCACTGCGGCGGCAGTTCATCCTGCCCCTGGGGGTGGTCACGCCTTCGATCATGGTCGTCTCGGCCCTGCTGCCCGGCCTGTTCCGCAACCTGCTGGGTTGGGGACTGACCAACGACTTCGGCGGCTTCGAGGGCTTCGTGCGCGGCTGGTCGCCGCTGGGCAGCACGATCCTCACGGGCTGCCTCGTGATCGCGGCCGCCGGCTTCGCCCTGCACGAGGCCGTGGTGCGGCGCAGCGGCCTGCACCGGTTCATCGTGGCGGTGTCGGTGGCGTCGCTGCTGTTCACGGCGTCGCGGGCGGTGATGATCTTCCTGGTGATCTTCAACGTGCTCTACTGGGGGCTGGTGCGGCGCTGGGGCGACTTCCGGCGGGTGGCCGGGCTGCCGGCGGTGATCCTGCTGGTCATCGTGGGCTGGTCGGTGGTGACGGGACAGGTCAGCTTCGGCCGCTTCCTGAAGACGGCCGACCAGAGCACGAGCCGGCGCGCCGAGAGCGCCCTGGCGGCCATCGAACTGGGGCGCGAGCGGCCCCTCGTCGGGCACGGGCCGGGGCGGGTCTACACCGAGATCCGGACCACGTGGGTCAAGGCTTCGCCCCTCGACGCGCGCATCATGGAGAAGCCCATCGGCATGCACATCTCGGCCATGGAGCCCCACAACATGTACCTGTGGCTGTGGGCCGAGCACGGCCTGCTCGCCGGTGCGGCCTTCGTGCTGGCCCTGGTGGCGCCGCTGGTGTCGCTGTGGCGCCTGGACCCGCGGGGCGATCCGGAGGCGGCCTCGGCGCGGGCGGTGTACGTGGCGCTGCTGGCCGGGTTCCTCGTGGTGTTCCTGACCTCGAGCTGGCTTCTGCTCACGCCCCAGTTCGCCTGCTTCTACTGGCTGTTCGTCTTCACCGGCCTGCATGCGGCGGCCCGGGTGCGGGGGGAGGACGGCGCATGAATCCCGGCACCCTGCTGACGACGGTGGCCGAGTACGGCCCGGGCTGGGCGGTGTGGCGCGCGGCCTACGCGGCGGCGCTGCGGTCGGGATTCCTGCGCCGGCTGCCCGCGGGCGAGGACGCCCTGGCGAGCGTGGCCGCGAAGCTCGGCGCCGACGACCCGAGCGGAGACTGGCTGGGCGAACTCTGGCGGCGCGAGGGCGGGAGATTCTTCCTCCCGGAGGCGTCGACCGCGGCGGCGTTGCCCGCAGCCTGGCGCGACGACCTCGTCGCCCGCGCCGACCGCATCGTGTCCGGCCACTACCCGTTCTTCGGGGGCGAGCGGAGCGACGGACCGCCGCCCGACTGGCACCAGGGCGTGTCGCAGACGGAGCCCTGGCCGCGCGACGTGCACTGGACCCGCATCGGCGACCTCACGACGCGCCGGGGCGACATCAAGTTCGTGTGGGAGCTGTCGCGCTTCGGTTTCGCCTTCACCCTGGGCCGCGCCTTCCTGGCCACCGGCGACGAGCGCTACGCCGAGTCCTTCTGGCAGCTCACGGCCGACTGGCAACAGGCGAACCCGTGGCAGCTCGGTCCGCAGTGGCGCTGCGGGCAGGAGACGTCGCTGCGGGCCCTGGCCTGGCTCTGCGGCCTTTATGCGCTGCGCGACGCCCGGGCCTCGACGCCGGCGCGGCAGGGCCGGCTGATCGCCCACCTGCGCCAGCACGGGCGGCACATCGCGGCGGTGAACTGGTACGCGGTGCACTGCGTGAAGAACAACCACGCCATCAGTGAGGCGGTGGCGCTGCGCACCCTGGGTGTGCTGCTGCCGTTCCTGCCGGAGGCGGCGCGCTGGCGCCGCGACGGCCGCCGGAGCCTGGCGCGCGAGCTGGACTGGCAGGTGGCCGCCGACGGCACCTACGTCCAGAATTCGAACAACTACGCGCGGCTGGTCGCGCAGCTGCTGAGCTGGGACATGCGTCTGGAGCAGGCGGCTGGGGGGGCGGTACCGCCGACGGTGGCCGATCCGGCGCGGCGGCTGCTCGGGCAGCTGCGCGCCCAGCTGGCCGGCCGCGGCGGCGAGCTGCCCAACTACGGTCCCAACGACGGCACGCTGCTGCTGCCCTGGTCCGGCTGCGCCTACCGCGACTTCCGTCCGGCCCTGCACGCCCTGGACCGCGTGCTCGGGGGCGAGGGGCTGGCCGCAGCGGGTGCCGACGCGCCCGCGCCCTGGCGCGAGGAGGCGTTCTGGTTCGGCGCCGACGATCTGGCGCCGACAGGCGCGACACCCGACGCGACCGCGACGCCTTCGGTGCGGGTCTTCCCCGACGGCGGCCTGACGGTGCTGCGCGGCGACCGCACCATGGCCCTGTTCCGCTGCGGCGAGCAGCGGCACCGGCCGGTCGAGGCCGACATGCTGCACGTGGACTTCTGGGCCCGCGGCACGAACCTGCTGCTGGATCCGGGCACCTGCGGCTACAATCTGCCGGCGCACCTGCGCGGGTACTTCGCCGGCACGGCCGCCCACAACACGATCACCATCGACGGGGCCGACCAGATGCGGCGCGGCGACCGCTTCCTGTGGCACGAATGGGTGCACGGCGAGAGCGTGCCGGTGGAGGCCGGACCGGGCGAGGTCGCCGCTGCGGGGAGGCATCGGGCCTATCTCCCGTTCCGGCATCACCGCACCGTGCGGCTGCGGGGGCAGGCGTTGATCGTGTTCGACGACGTCCAGGGGGGCGACCGGGAGGCCGAGATCCGGCTGCACTGGCTCGTGGCCGACCTGCCCCTGGCCGACGTGCCGGACGCGGACCTCGCCTTCACCCTGCCCGACGGCTCGACCTGGGCCCTGCGGGTGTGGGGCGGTTCCTGCCAGCGGCGCGACCAGGTGCGGGCGCGGGGCGACCTGCCGCGGGGCCTGTGGTCGCCGAACTACGCGGAGATGGCGCCGGCCTGGTCGCTGGCCGTGACGGCGTCGGGCTCGGGCGCGGATTTCCTGACCTGGGTGGGCCCGGCCGGGGACCTGGCCGCCTTCGCCGCCTCCCTGGCGGCGGCGGAGCCCGACGGAGCGGAGACGGACGCCTCATGAAGATCGCGGTGATTCACCAGTACTACCTGCTGCCCGGCGCGTCGGGCGGCTCGCGTTTCAACGAGATGACCGCCCAGTGGGCGGCCGCGGGCTGCGAGGTGACGGTGATCGCCGGCACCGTGGACTACGCCACCGGCCAGGCGCCCGCGCGCTACCGCCGCCGCCTGGTGACCGAGGAGCGCGACGGCGACGTGCGCGTGCTGCGCTGCCACGTGCCGACCACCTACGCCAGGGGGTATCTCGGCCGCATGTGGGCCTTCCTGGGCTTCATCTTCTCGTCGACGGCCGCGGTGCCGCGCCTCGGCGCCGTCGACGTGGTCGTCGCGACCTCGCCGCCCCTGGTGACGGCGATCCCCGGCTGGCTGGCCTCGCGCCGGCGGGGCCGGCGCCCGCAGTGGATCTTCGAGGTGCGCGACCTGTGGCCCGAGAGCGCGGTCACGACCGGCGTGCTGCGCGAGAAGGCCCTGCTGACCCGCCTGCTCTACCGACTCGAGGCCTGGGCCTACCGCAGGGCCGATCACGTCTCGGTGCTGACGCCGGCCTTCGCCCGGGACATCGCCGACCGCGGCCTCGCACCGGCGGAGAAGATCACGCTGCTGCCCAACGGCGCCGACCTCGACCTGTTCCAGCCCGGCCCGCGGGACAACGCCGCGCGCCGCGAGCTGGGTTGGGGCGACCGCTTCGTCGTCATGTACGCCGGCGCCCACGGCAAGGCCAATGCCCTGCACCAGCTGGTCGGGGCCGCCGAACTGCTGGCCGACCGGCCGGACATCCTGATCGCCTGCGTGGGCGACGGGCCGGAGCGGGCCGGACTCGCCGAGCAGGCGGCGCGCGCGGGGTTGACGAACATCGTCTTCCACGGCGCCGTGCCCAAGGCGCGCATGCCCGGGATCGTCAACGCGTGCGACGTGGGGGCGGCCGTGCTGCAGGACAACCCGACCTTCCGCACCGTCTACCCCAACAAGGTGTTCGACTACATGGCCTGCCGGCGGCCGGTGCTGCTGGCCATCGACGGGGTGGCCCGCGAGATGGTGTGCGACCAGGCGCGGGCCGGCGTCTTCGCCCGGCCCGAGGATCCGGCGGCGCTGGCGGCGGCCATCCGCGCCCTGGCCGACGATCCGCAGGCCTGCGCGGCGTACGGCGCCCGGGGCAGCGAGTGGGTGCGCGCGCACGCGTCGCGGCGGGGCGTCGGGGAGCGCTACCTCGAGCTCATGCGGCGACTGGCGGGGACGCCATGATCGGCGGCGGACGGGCAGCCGGCGGATCGGCCGCGCCCTTCGCGTGGCGCCGCTGGGCCACGTGGCAGACCGGGCTCGCCGCCCTCGTGCTGGCCTCGGCGAGCTTCTCCATCGCCGTCAACCAGATCAGCCTGGGCCTGGCGCTGCTGCTGCTGCTGCTGCGGGGCGCCACCACGCGCCGCTGGCCGCCCGCGACGCCCGCGCTGTGGCCGGCCGTCGCGCTCACGGTGTGGGCCCTGGGCATGGTGCCCCTGTCCACGGATCCCGACCAGTCCCTCGTCTTCTTCCGCCGCTTCTTCCTGCTGACGGCCTTCTGGGTCACCCTCGCCGTGGCGACCGGCCCGCGGCACCGCTGGATCCTCTTCGGCGGTCTCGCGTGCGGCGCCGTGGGGGTGGCGGCGTGGGGCATCGGCAGCGGGCTCGTGGCCGACGGCGGCCTCTTCCGGCACCGCTTCATCGGCACGGTCAACGCCATGACCAACGGCATCCTGATGCTGATGGCCTTCCTGGTCGCCCTGGGCTTCGTGGTGCGGGGCGGCGGCGGCCGGCGCCGGCGGGCCCTGCTGATCACCGTGGCGGCGGTGCTCGGCCTGGCGGTGCTGCTCACCCAGACCCGCAGCGCGCTCATGGGCGTGGTGGCGGGGGTGGGAGCCATGGTGCTGCTGGCGCGCCCGCGTCGCTTCCTGGTCTTCGCGGCCGTCGTCGCGGTGCTGACCGGTGCCGTCTACGGCAGCGGTGGCCGCATCGTGCCCGACCGCCTCTGGCACCGCATCGCGCCCGAGACCCTGCTCGGCGAGAGCAGCGGCTTCGCCACGCGCTTCGAGATGTGGCGGGGCGGCTGGGAGATGGTCAAGGACCGGCCCCTGACCGGCGTCGGCGACCGCGACCTGCGGGCCCTGGGCCCGCGGTACTACGGCGACGCCGACACGACCTTCCACGGCCACCTCCACAGCAACCCGGTGATGCTGGCGGCGATCTGGGGCGTGCCGGGATTCCTGCTCGCCTCGCTGTACCTGCTGGTGCCGCTGCTGCTGCTGGTGCGCCGCTGGCGCGACGAGGTGCGCGGCGGCGGGGCCGATCCCGCCCTGGCCGCCTGGCTGCTGGGCGGCGTGGGGGTGTGGGCCGGCTTCGCGGTCGCCGGCCTGACCGAGTGGTACTTCGGCGACGCCGAGGCCATGGTGCTGTACCTGGCGATCCTGGGCACGGCCCTCGGCCGCACCGCCGGGCCCGCGGCGACCGGGGCCGCCGCAGGGCCCCCGGCCGCCTGAAACCTGCTGGCCTTTCCCGCCCCGTCCTGTATCTTGGAGCGGAGTTTTCGCCCGCTCCCCGAACCGCAGGTGCCAGACGTGAAGCAGATCTTCCTCATCGCCGCCGCGCGCCCGAACTTCATGAAGATCGCCCCCATCTGGCGGGCCATCGACGCCCGCCGCGACCGGCTCACGCCGGTCCTGATCCACACGGGCCAGCACTACGACAAGAACATGTCGGACGTCTTCTTCGAGGACCTGGGCCTGCCCCAGCCCGACGTGCACCTGGGCGTCGGCGGCGGCACCCACGCCCAGCAGACGGCCGGCGTGATGCTCAAGTTCGAGGAGCTGTGCCTGCAGCGCCGGCCCGACCTGGTGCTCGTCGTGGGCGACGTGAACGCGACCATGGCCACCACGGTCGTGGCGGCGAAGCTGCACATCCCGGTGGCCCACGTGGAGGCCGGCCTGCGCAGCCGCGACATGGGCATGCCCGAGGAGATCAACCGCCTGATGACCGACGCGGTGGCCGACCTGCTGCTCACCCCGTCGCCCGACGCCGACGCGAACCTGCGCGCCGAGGGCGTCGCCGCCGAGCGCATCCGGTTCGTGGGGAACATCATGATCGACAGCCTGGTGCATGCCCTGGACCGGGTGCGCAGCCAGGGCACCTACGAGAAGATGGGCCTGGCCAAGGGCGGCTACGGCGTGGTCACCCTGCACCGGCCGTCCAACGTCGACGACCCCGACGTGCTGCGCCGCATCCTCGATGTGCTGGTGGCCGTGCCGCGGCCGCTGATCTTCCCGGTGCACCCCCGCACGCGGCGGGTGATCGCCGAACACGGCCTGGACGCGCGCTGCGGGCTCGGCCAGTCGACCCTGCGGCTGATCGACCCCCTCGGCTACGACGAGTTCATGAACCTCGTGGCCCACGCCCAGCTCATCCTCACCGACTCGGGCGGCATCCAGGAGGAGACGACCTACCTCGGCATCCCCTGCCTGACGCTGCGGCCCAACACCGAGCGGCCGATCACCGTCACCGAGGGCACCAACGAGCTGGCCACGCCCGATTCGCTGCCCGACCAGGTGGCGCGCATCCTCGCCGGCGAGTGGAAGCAGGGCCGCGTGCCCGACCTGTGGGACGGCCACACCGGCCCGCGCATCATCGACGTGATCGAGGAGTTCCTGGCCGGGCGCTGAGCCGCGGTCCGGGGAAGGAGCCGAGCCTTGCCGTCTGCCGCCACCGCGACGCCCCGCTCGGTGCTCTACCTGCTGCCGGTGCCGCGCTTCTACAGCCAGCTCGGCGGCATCGGCGGCTGCGTGGCCCACGCCCACGGGGTCATGGACGCCCTGCTCGCCGGCGGTGCGGCGCTGACGGTGCTCAGCGAGGAGCGGCCCGGCGGCGCCGCCGAGCCGAAGGCCGACTGGCGGGTGCACCCCTGCGCATCCGGCGGCAAGGCCGGCCGCCTGCTCTGGAGCCGCCGCTTCGTCGCCGCCGTCAGGAACACCGTGACGGAGACCGTGGGGGAGACCGGGCGCGGCCCCGGCTTCGACTACGCCTACATGCGCTACTCGGTGCAGTACGCCCCCTTCGTGCCGGCCACGCGCGCCGCCCTCGGCCGCACGCCCCTCGTGCTCGAGCTGAACAGCTTCGCCGCCCAGCTGCCGGGGGCGGCGTGGCGGCTGTACGGTCGGCTCGAGCGCCGCGCCTTCCTGGCCGCCGACCTGATCCTCTGCGTCTCCGAGCGTCTGCGCGACGACGTGGCCCGCCTCATGGGGCCCGACGCGGCCGCGCGCTGCGTCGTGATCCCCAACGGCGTCGAGCCGAGCCGCTTCCCCGCGCCCGCGCCGGCGAGCGCGGCCCCGGGCGCCGGCCGTGCGCTGGCCTACTGCGGCGTGCTCAAACCCGCCTACGGCCTGGAAGACCTGCTCGCCGTCCACCGGGAGCTGGAGGCCGACTTCCCCGACCTGCGGCTGCACTTCCTGGGCGAGGGGCCCCTGCGTCCCGTGCTCGAGGGCTCGCCCGACCGGGGCCGCGACGTGGTCTTCCACGGCCCGGTCGCCTTCGACAGGGTGCCCGACCTGCTGGCGACCATGGACGTCCTGGTGCACACCACCACGCGCGCCAACTTCTTCCAGTCGCCCATCAAGCTCTACGAGTACATGTGCGCACGAAGGCCCATCGTGGCGGCGCGCCAGCCGCAGACCGAGCTCCTGCTGGGCGGCGCCGAGCCGGCCGGATGGCTGTTCGAGGTGGGCGACCGGGCCAGCCTGCGCGAAACCCTGGCGGCGGCCCTGGCCGATCCGGCCGAGGGCGAGGCGCGGGCGGCGCGGGGCTACGCACGGGTGACGGCCGAGCACACCTGGCGGCAGCGGATGGCGGGGCTGCACGCCGCCCTGGCGGACCGCGGGCTGCTCGGCGGCGGCCGCGCGGCCGGTTGAGGAGAACCTGAACCAAGGGGGACGACGTGAAGCGGACGGGACGGACGGGCATCCTGGCGGCCGGGCTGCTGCTGGGCGGGGCGTTGAACCTGGTGGCCGCAGGCGCGGCCATCGCGCAGTACGAATTCGCACCGGCGCCGACCGACAGCGCCCTGGCGGCCAGCGACGGGAAGGCGCCGGCGCCGTCGGAACGCGGGCTGCGCATCCTGGCCGGGCCGGGCCTGAGCCTGGCTCCGAGCGGCCACAACGACAACGACGAACCCTACGGACTGGGCGTCTTCCTCGAGGCGGCCAAGGTGTGGCGCCGGAACACCGGCGCCCAGCCCCAGCTCTACGCCGGACTCGTGGCCACCGGCACCCGCGCCTCGTCGTGCCCGCCGGGCGACTTCCCGTGCGACATCTCCGCGACCACCGTCCAGGCCGGCGGCAAGGTGCGCATCATGGTTCCCATTCCCTACCTGGGTCCGTTCCTCGAGCTGGGGGCGGGGTTCTCGGCGGGGCGGATCGTCTCGGAACGGGGCTACCCGGACGACGACCGCGGGTCGGGCCTGCTGTTCCACATCCCCTTCGCCATCGGGGTGGCCGTCGGGCCGGAGCACCGGACCACGGTGGCATTCACCTACCTGGTCTACCCGGGCAAGGCGCATGTCGACGGCGCCTTCGCCATCGGCTACGACCTGCCCCTGGACTGACGCGGTGGACTAGGTGCCGACGCCGGGCTGCCCGGGCGCGTCGAGGGTGGAGCGGATGGCCTCGTTGACGGCGATGGCCACCGCGAGGGCGGCCCGCCCCTCGGCGCCGCTCACCGGCACGGGCGCGTGGCCCCGCACCGCCCGCACGAAGGCCAGCAGCTCCTCGTTCAGGTTGTCGGTCGGGCCGTGGCTCTTCAGTTCGGGCTGCACGCCGCCCGCGAAACCCGCCTTGGGGTCGCCGGCCACCAGCACGTTCTCGCGCGTGGCGCAGTCCGCCGAGAGGTAGAGGCCCTCCTCGAAGACGCGGATCTTG
This sequence is a window from bacterium. Protein-coding genes within it:
- a CDS encoding glycosyltransferase, yielding MTGSGGARRPRVLMFVLNELIYDARVLKEATTLAADHEVLLVGVWRRRFELDQAGAAAAWPFAARWIDLAWTARLPRNIPGYLARYGRIYRELRRIGVAFRPDVVHAHELGALPIGRAIRKATGARLLYDAHELYRDTAHGGAWYWRGLGAIETRIMKSCDAIVACNADRARIMAEEYGAPFRPTVIENMPLRQEYAPSTLLAERVGARERGLTKLVLYQGVIMTGRGLELLPRALAKLPPHIGFVLVGGGAPGYRAELEAVAAAAGVADRFFVLPPVPQQELFPYTCSADAGIVTYRNTCRNNYYCAPNKLYEYAAAGLPMIGSDMPPIRAFLAEHEVGEVFAEDDPASLAAAVGAVCADAEAHARYRANCFAAAGHLHWDAAAALTLKELYGRLLEPKDRK
- a CDS encoding class I SAM-dependent methyltransferase gives rise to the protein MNDNINTREYWDERFGSGDWDDKRGRAHSRAYARTFIDHWHIPAGFDGTVLDFGCALGDAIPLYRAALPGARFVGVDHSGDAVAKCRARYGEVAEFAQGDHTNLPPADIIVTSHTMEHVSDDQDVVRALRERCRVLYVVVPYREHPLKKEHLRAYDEGTYDAIGPDARAVYPAFPFWTWEIFRDHRLKNLVRPLLGRRRVPVPMAIMYRFGSHD
- a CDS encoding oligosaccharide flippase family protein translates to MTDDGKAAGGGRRGTGAAGALLRYAPSRFAEPALSLLALPVLTRTLGTEGYGVLAVVLLSAGMVRNVFMEWVSTSALRFRTPMAGDLDRFHTNLAASLLLAGAAAVLLLVPLRGVLVDTRLAVVGLYFWWVLADAAVSAGALTGEAVLRATHRPVAFTVSRGLQAASRHLLALAGLLILARGIDSYMAFRVAGLALVGLWSWRTIGAFGHLRPARFSWATQRELLVFGLPLAVSLLTNTLRMMGNQYVVLWIEGPEGNGLFAAAANIGIAPVRIFQQIVMLGLYPLAIDAWERQESIGPIVRDGLRYYLLGAVPALAGIALLARPILGTVAGAEFAPAAPVLVLLSISMFAYGLSQYFSMLLMVRKETTRLAVIGLVAGGLNLGLSAVLVARYGYVAAAAAAVVANVLLLAATMVWGLRPSRETVPYGLAGRVALATAIMAAAVLLVGRLSALDGVPGLVAGVATGVVAYGAAIVALGELRGEWRAARRRWAQLRGRDA
- a CDS encoding O-antigen ligase family protein, with amino-acid sequence MAFLIVFLLLAGGTLVYLRQYPLVQRDVLLLGFSFSLVFFLSRFNGLATVWIDRFPLAGLHLYLLALLAVLLVVRGLDGRPLSRSLALPLPFLGFYAVLTLLSGVVNGGLDGVPGAVQVIVITLTPPLLAWVLVELVRAPAREPAALRRQFILPLGVVTPSIMVVSALLPGLFRNLLGWGLTNDFGGFEGFVRGWSPLGSTILTGCLVIAAAGFALHEAVVRRSGLHRFIVAVSVASLLFTASRAVMIFLVIFNVLYWGLVRRWGDFRRVAGLPAVILLVIVGWSVVTGQVSFGRFLKTADQSTSRRAESALAAIELGRERPLVGHGPGRVYTEIRTTWVKASPLDARIMEKPIGMHISAMEPHNMYLWLWAEHGLLAGAAFVLALVAPLVSLWRLDPRGDPEAASARAVYVALLAGFLVVFLTSSWLLLTPQFACFYWLFVFTGLHAAARVRGEDGA
- a CDS encoding alginate lyase family protein — encoded protein: MNPGTLLTTVAEYGPGWAVWRAAYAAALRSGFLRRLPAGEDALASVAAKLGADDPSGDWLGELWRREGGRFFLPEASTAAALPAAWRDDLVARADRIVSGHYPFFGGERSDGPPPDWHQGVSQTEPWPRDVHWTRIGDLTTRRGDIKFVWELSRFGFAFTLGRAFLATGDERYAESFWQLTADWQQANPWQLGPQWRCGQETSLRALAWLCGLYALRDARASTPARQGRLIAHLRQHGRHIAAVNWYAVHCVKNNHAISEAVALRTLGVLLPFLPEAARWRRDGRRSLARELDWQVAADGTYVQNSNNYARLVAQLLSWDMRLEQAAGGAVPPTVADPARRLLGQLRAQLAGRGGELPNYGPNDGTLLLPWSGCAYRDFRPALHALDRVLGGEGLAAAGADAPAPWREEAFWFGADDLAPTGATPDATATPSVRVFPDGGLTVLRGDRTMALFRCGEQRHRPVEADMLHVDFWARGTNLLLDPGTCGYNLPAHLRGYFAGTAAHNTITIDGADQMRRGDRFLWHEWVHGESVPVEAGPGEVAAAGRHRAYLPFRHHRTVRLRGQALIVFDDVQGGDREAEIRLHWLVADLPLADVPDADLAFTLPDGSTWALRVWGGSCQRRDQVRARGDLPRGLWSPNYAEMAPAWSLAVTASGSGADFLTWVGPAGDLAAFAASLAAAEPDGAETDAS
- a CDS encoding glycosyltransferase family 4 protein, whose product is MKIAVIHQYYLLPGASGGSRFNEMTAQWAAAGCEVTVIAGTVDYATGQAPARYRRRLVTEERDGDVRVLRCHVPTTYARGYLGRMWAFLGFIFSSTAAVPRLGAVDVVVATSPPLVTAIPGWLASRRRGRRPQWIFEVRDLWPESAVTTGVLREKALLTRLLYRLEAWAYRRADHVSVLTPAFARDIADRGLAPAEKITLLPNGADLDLFQPGPRDNAARRELGWGDRFVVMYAGAHGKANALHQLVGAAELLADRPDILIACVGDGPERAGLAEQAARAGLTNIVFHGAVPKARMPGIVNACDVGAAVLQDNPTFRTVYPNKVFDYMACRRPVLLAIDGVAREMVCDQARAGVFARPEDPAALAAAIRALADDPQACAAYGARGSEWVRAHASRRGVGERYLELMRRLAGTP